The following DNA comes from Mugil cephalus isolate CIBA_MC_2020 chromosome 6, CIBA_Mcephalus_1.1, whole genome shotgun sequence.
TCCAAAACAACCACCCTGttgatttattgcttttatttcagtattcatTTAGAAAGTAGTACATCTGTTGACCATAGGTCTGCACTACTGGAAAAGGTGCTacctgaaaaaaacaagcattaaTCACCTTCTAGTTGCACATCATCACTAATTTAACAAGTTTATCAGAAATGAACTTTCATTAGTGTCATACAGACAAGCTGAGTACACATTAACACGTGGAGGGAAAATTCATCTTCAGAAGAAATGTCAAAGACGGTTAGATAACAACTTATGGGAGCAGCTCTATGTTCGAAGTTATGGAGTAAAACACAAGGGGTTAGCAAATGTTCAACACCAAGTTCCCAACAACTGTGAAACCAGTGCTATAAACATACACAACGTAAAAACGACCACAAAACACGAAGCATTTCtgaagctgtttttaaaaaggacaaTACGTGTGTCGGGGCGTGGATGGAACATGTGGTTCATTCTCAAAAACCACTAAAACAAAGTGGTCTCAGCTACATGAAAAGCTCCACTCTGCTTCACGCTAACAGTCGTACGAGGCTCCAGTACATCTTGTAAGACCTTTTTAGACCCACTCTCTCCAGTCctggaaataaacagaaatactaAAATGTCCTGATAAACAGTGGCATCTCCAGATCTCCACAGCAGCTGGTTGCTGAAATGAAGTTCAGAGAGAAGCTCAGGGAGAGAGTTTGCTGTAGTTTGGTGTGGCTCGGTAGGTAGGTCAGAGGGGTAGGGGTTTGATAACCAGTACACAGACCATTTATGCCGATTCCACAAGTAAGACAAGttgctgtgaatgtgtgtgtgtgcttgttacTGTGGGTACCAAATGGTAAAAAAGTAACTGTGACTTCAACCATATACAGCAGGTGAACTAGATAGTGAGATGAGAGGATGTTCCTCCAGGACTAGGagcaacatgaagacacaggaCTAGGACAAAGTGAGAGACTGCccgtaaagtgtgtgtgtgaaagcttATGCAAATAGTACAAAAACACTTACAGAAGACACTACACAGTGCTCACTGATGGGCAGACTAAGACTAAGTATGAGTTAGTGTGATTGGAAACATCCTGACTGATTAGTAGCACAGTGTGTGCAAAGATCTTAATTTAGCCAAGACATGGACCGTTTACTGgaaataaattgtaaaaaaaaatgagtattTATCTAAAGTGTATGTGAGGTTCCTTTACACTACACATTATACACTTCAAACCACACACCTGCAAGTCTCACACATAAACGCCCACATTCACAGCTACATCTGCTACAGTCAACCTGACACGTCCACTTCACTGTACTGTGAGGAGGACGAAGCATCTAGAGAACTGTAAGTCTACAGATTGATCCACCACGATGAAGATGGTTCTGACTCTCACTCTCATCTGGATTCTCTCCAGCACAAGTGAGTTGAATTTAAAGCTTTAGGGATGTTTGCTGCTAATTAGAGTTCAGttcaagacagaaacaaagtcATTTCACATTACTTATACTTTATTCATTACCatgtatttatctttctttgctgcagctgaagctcTTCAATGTCTTGTGCAGAATCATGAATCAGACAACATTCGTTATGAGACGTGTTCCTCCCCTGATCAGTTGTGCGCAACTACTGCCCAGCGAAGTAGGAGCATAAATAATGTGGCAATCACTTGCTTTGTCAGCTGAGAGGTTTCCGTTTCACATTAACACAGTTATTCTCAAATGTTGTTCCAGCTTTAGGCTGGGGTGGCAAAGATTCTGTGTCCAGGGGCTGCCGGTTATCCACTGACTGCACTACAAAGACAGTTTCACACACAGTTGGCTCAATGATTGCTGCTTCATCTACTCGTTGCTGCAACACTGATCTCTGCAACGATCATAAAGTTCCTTGTAAGTATGATCATATACTTGTGAGTATCATACCTAATAAACCTGTGACACGTTGCCTCTTTATCAATATACTGTCTTGTGGGATTGTGTTCAGGTGAAGCCTAATCAGTTAGTATCAGTTGTGTCTGTTTGGCAAATTTTCCGAAGCTTTATGTTTCAACATAACAGTAACAATGTACAAATTTCATCTATTTtatattgtgcacattattcttattcttcACTGTGCTCCTGATGTTGCTGCCTCCTCTGGTGACCTGTTTCCAACTGATCTGAGTGACACACgactcttctgttttgttttagatcCTGATGTGACCACAAAAAATGGCTTGCAGTGCATCAGCTGCATGGAACCTA
Coding sequences within:
- the LOC125009544 gene encoding urokinase plasminogen activator surface receptor-like isoform X2, yielding MKMVLTLTLIWILSSTTLGWGGKDSVSRGCRLSTDCTTKTVSHTVGSMIAASSTRCCNTDLCNDHKVPYPDVTTKNGLQCISCMEPKDPECKLIDCVGEQDRCFESFPKDKYTSHVRGCASAGFCEALYQSSQMSNSVFTRAPICNSAWKVKLSVAPLLLGLVVLVVL
- the LOC125009544 gene encoding uncharacterized protein LOC125009544 isoform X3, which codes for MKMVLTLTLIWILSSTTEALQCLVQNHESDNIRYETCSSPDQLCATTAQRTLGWGGKDSVSRGCRLSTDCTTKTVSHTVGSMIAASSTRCCNTDLCNDHKVPYPDVTTKNGLQCISCMEPRDPECKLIECVDEQDRCFESFREFSCCTLFIEGIHLF
- the LOC125009544 gene encoding urokinase plasminogen activator surface receptor-like isoform X1; the protein is MKMVLTLTLIWILSSTTEALQCLVQNHESDNIRYETCSSPDQLCATTAQRTLGWGGKDSVSRGCRLSTDCTTKTVSHTVGSMIAASSTRCCNTDLCNDHKVPYPDVTTKNGLQCISCMEPKDPECKLIDCVGEQDRCFESFPKDKYTSHVRGCASAGFCEALYQSSQMSNSVFTRAPICNSAWKVKLSVAPLLLGLVVLVVL